One Mesorhizobium loti genomic window carries:
- a CDS encoding ABC transporter substrate-binding protein, with the protein MKSSLKMALGLASAMVASTAVSNAAHAEDLTLCWAAWDPANALVELSKDFTKETGIGMKFEFVPWTNYADRFLNELNSHGKLCDLIIGDSQWIGGAAENGHYVKLNDFFDKEKISMDDFVPATVVGYSEWPKNTPNYWALPAMGDVVGWTYRKDWFSKPELQKEFKEKYGWDLGPPATFDQLKQIAEFFQKRQIDGKTVYGASIYTERGSEGITMGAMDVLYSYGFQYENPKKPYEMEGFVNSADSVKGLEFYKALYDCCTPPGASNSYMGEGVDAFKSGQVAMHMNFAFTWPGLQKDENVGGDKIGYFVNPKGPGGAQFAQLGGQGISVVSYSDKHESALKYIKWFANKDVQAKWWSLGGYSCLNAVVKDPKFPASQPYAQAFLDSMAIVKDFWAEPSYAPLLQASQKRFHDYVVAGQGSAKDALDGLVKDWTQVFQDDGKM; encoded by the coding sequence ATGAAATCGAGCTTGAAAATGGCGTTGGGACTGGCCTCAGCAATGGTTGCGTCGACAGCTGTCTCAAACGCCGCGCACGCTGAAGACCTGACGCTTTGCTGGGCCGCCTGGGACCCGGCCAACGCACTTGTCGAACTGTCCAAGGATTTTACCAAGGAAACCGGCATCGGCATGAAATTCGAATTCGTGCCGTGGACCAACTATGCCGACCGTTTCCTCAACGAGCTGAACTCGCACGGCAAATTGTGCGACCTGATCATCGGCGACAGCCAGTGGATCGGCGGCGCGGCGGAGAACGGCCACTACGTCAAGCTGAACGACTTCTTCGACAAGGAGAAGATCAGCATGGACGACTTCGTGCCGGCAACCGTCGTCGGCTATTCGGAATGGCCGAAGAACACGCCGAACTACTGGGCGCTGCCCGCGATGGGCGACGTCGTCGGATGGACCTATCGCAAGGACTGGTTCTCCAAGCCGGAACTGCAGAAGGAGTTCAAGGAGAAATACGGCTGGGATCTCGGCCCGCCGGCGACCTTCGACCAGTTGAAGCAGATCGCCGAATTCTTCCAGAAGCGGCAGATCGACGGCAAGACCGTCTATGGCGCCTCGATCTACACCGAGCGCGGCTCGGAAGGCATCACCATGGGCGCCATGGACGTGCTCTACAGCTACGGCTTCCAGTATGAGAACCCGAAGAAGCCCTACGAGATGGAAGGCTTCGTGAATTCGGCCGACTCGGTCAAAGGCCTGGAATTCTACAAGGCGCTTTACGACTGCTGCACCCCTCCGGGCGCATCGAACAGCTACATGGGTGAAGGCGTCGATGCCTTCAAATCCGGTCAGGTGGCGATGCACATGAACTTCGCCTTCACCTGGCCAGGCCTGCAGAAGGACGAGAATGTCGGCGGCGACAAGATCGGCTACTTCGTCAATCCAAAGGGTCCCGGCGGCGCCCAGTTCGCGCAGCTTGGCGGCCAGGGCATCTCGGTGGTGTCCTATTCCGACAAGCACGAATCGGCGCTGAAATACATCAAGTGGTTCGCCAACAAGGACGTGCAGGCCAAGTGGTGGTCGCTCGGCGGCTATTCCTGCCTGAACGCGGTCGTCAAGGATCCGAAGTTCCCGGCCAGCCAGCCCTATGCGCAGGCCTTCCTCGACTCGATGGCCATCGTGAAGGACTTCTGGGCTGAACCGAGCTACGCGCCGCTGCTGCAGGCGTCGCAGAAGCGCTTCCATGACTATGTCGTCGCCGGCCAGGGTTCGGCCAAGGATGCGCTCGACGGCCTGGTCAAGGACTGGACCCAGGTGTTCCAGGACGATGGCAAGATGTAA
- a CDS encoding DNA-binding response regulator — MVEGEDTSLLIVDDDKPFLTRLARAMETRGFVVETAESVEEAVGKARANPPAYAVVDMRLGDGNGLDVVAAIREKREDSRTIILTGYGNIATAVTAVKLGAVDYLSKPADADDIFAALTRTSGERAAPPENPMSADRVRWEHIQRVYEMCERNVSETARRLNMHRRTLQRILAKRAPR; from the coding sequence ATGGTTGAGGGCGAGGACACCTCGCTTCTGATCGTCGATGACGACAAGCCGTTCCTCACACGCCTCGCCCGCGCCATGGAAACCAGGGGTTTTGTGGTCGAGACCGCCGAGAGCGTCGAGGAGGCCGTGGGCAAGGCCCGCGCCAATCCGCCGGCCTATGCCGTGGTTGACATGCGGCTTGGCGACGGCAACGGCCTCGATGTCGTTGCCGCCATCCGCGAGAAGCGCGAGGATTCGCGCACCATCATCCTGACCGGCTACGGCAACATCGCCACCGCGGTGACCGCGGTGAAGCTTGGCGCCGTCGACTATCTGTCGAAGCCCGCCGACGCCGACGACATCTTTGCAGCCCTCACCCGCACCTCGGGCGAGCGCGCCGCACCCCCGGAAAACCCGATGTCGGCCGACCGCGTGCGCTGGGAACATATCCAGCGCGTCTATGAAATGTGCGAGCGCAACGTCTCCGAGACCGCCCGCCGGCTCAACATGCACCGCCGCACGCTGCAGCGGATACTGGCCAAGCGCGCACCGCGCTGA
- a CDS encoding ATP-dependent helicase, giving the protein MTTRSLPELPVTAVLPALGEALGAGNSAVLVAPPGAGKTTLVPLALLDAPWLGKGKIVLLEPRRLAARAAARRMAQLLDEEPGATVGYAMRMENRTSARTRILVVTEGVLARMILDDPELPGVSAVIFDEFHERSLDGDFGLALALDVQGALRPDLRLLVMSATLDGARVAKLLSGAPVIESEGRAFPVDISYDERPAGVPIEDAMAKAIRAALADESGSVLAFLPGQREIERTAERLVGKVGADTDIVPLYGQLDGKAQDAAIKPAPSGRRKVVLATSIAETSITIDGVRVVIDSGLSRLPRYEPASGLTRLETVRVSKASADQRAGRAGRTQAGVAIRLWRAEQTAALPAFTPPEILEADLSGLLLDCAAFGVADPTGLAFLDPPPAPALNEARVLLRALHAIDEAGRLTEAGASMRKLALPVRLAHMVAEAAKGGYAFEAAMLAVLLTERGLGGDGADLERRLMRFRGERSPRTTTARQLAERLAKQVGGAKNSEAAPAGSLLINAWPDRVAKARGERGRFVLANGSGAMLDAADPLAGEPFLVVADLQGKAQNARITSAAVVGEEDIRAALDDRIETRRQTSFDRERRAVRVRETVRLGAITLAERMLPAPSGADADRAITDALREHGLSLLSWSKEAETLRQRLSWLHRGLGAPWPDMSDEALIERLDDWLLPFLSGAASLAAIDPGVVSAGLASLVPYELQRKVDALAPTHFDAPSGSHVPIRYDGEWPVLAVRVQELFGLDRHPSIANGMVPLTLELLSPAHRPIQTTRDLPGFWRGSWADVRADMRGRYPKHVWPENPLLAAATARAKPRGT; this is encoded by the coding sequence ATGACGACAAGATCCCTGCCGGAGCTTCCGGTCACAGCCGTGCTGCCGGCGCTGGGCGAGGCGCTTGGCGCCGGCAACAGCGCGGTGCTGGTGGCGCCGCCCGGCGCCGGCAAGACGACGCTGGTGCCGCTGGCGCTGCTCGATGCGCCGTGGCTGGGTAAGGGCAAGATCGTGCTGCTCGAGCCGCGCCGGCTCGCCGCCCGCGCCGCCGCGCGCCGCATGGCGCAATTGCTGGATGAGGAGCCGGGCGCGACCGTCGGCTACGCCATGCGCATGGAAAACCGCACCTCGGCCAGGACCCGCATATTGGTCGTCACCGAAGGCGTGCTGGCGCGCATGATCCTCGACGATCCGGAATTGCCCGGCGTCTCGGCGGTGATCTTCGACGAATTCCACGAGCGCTCGCTCGATGGCGATTTCGGCCTCGCGCTGGCGCTCGACGTGCAAGGCGCGCTGCGGCCGGATCTGCGGTTGCTGGTGATGTCGGCGACGCTGGATGGCGCCCGTGTCGCCAAACTCCTGTCGGGCGCACCAGTGATCGAAAGCGAAGGCCGCGCCTTTCCGGTCGACATAAGCTATGACGAACGGCCGGCTGGCGTCCCGATCGAGGACGCCATGGCCAAGGCGATCCGCGCCGCGCTTGCCGATGAGAGCGGCAGCGTGCTTGCCTTCCTGCCCGGCCAGCGCGAGATCGAGCGCACCGCCGAACGGCTGGTCGGCAAGGTCGGCGCCGATACCGACATTGTCCCGCTCTATGGCCAGCTCGACGGCAAGGCGCAGGACGCCGCGATCAAGCCGGCACCGTCGGGCCGCCGCAAGGTGGTGCTGGCAACGTCGATTGCCGAGACGTCCATCACCATCGACGGCGTGCGCGTCGTCATCGATTCCGGCCTGTCGCGCCTGCCGCGTTATGAGCCGGCAAGCGGCTTGACGCGGCTGGAAACGGTTCGCGTCAGCAAGGCTTCCGCCGACCAGCGTGCCGGCCGCGCCGGGCGCACGCAGGCCGGCGTCGCCATCCGGCTGTGGCGCGCCGAGCAGACGGCCGCACTTCCCGCCTTCACCCCGCCGGAAATCCTCGAAGCTGATCTTTCAGGCCTGTTGCTCGACTGTGCGGCCTTCGGCGTCGCCGATCCGACCGGCCTCGCCTTCCTCGATCCGCCGCCGGCGCCGGCGCTCAACGAAGCAAGGGTGCTGCTGCGTGCGCTCCATGCCATCGACGAGGCGGGGCGCCTGACGGAAGCGGGCGCTTCGATGCGCAAGCTCGCTCTGCCGGTGCGGCTGGCGCATATGGTTGCCGAGGCTGCGAAGGGCGGTTATGCCTTTGAAGCGGCCATGCTGGCCGTGCTGCTCACCGAACGCGGCCTTGGCGGCGATGGCGCCGATCTGGAGCGGCGGCTGATGCGCTTTCGCGGAGAAAGATCCCCTCGCACCACCACCGCACGGCAACTCGCGGAGAGGCTGGCCAAGCAGGTTGGCGGGGCGAAAAACAGCGAAGCTGCACCTGCGGGCTCTCTTCTGATCAACGCCTGGCCGGACCGCGTCGCCAAGGCCCGTGGCGAGCGCGGCCGCTTCGTGCTGGCCAATGGCTCCGGCGCCATGCTGGATGCCGCCGACCCGCTGGCGGGCGAGCCGTTTCTGGTCGTCGCCGACCTGCAGGGCAAGGCGCAGAATGCCCGCATCACGTCGGCGGCGGTAGTCGGCGAGGAGGACATCCGCGCCGCGCTTGATGACCGGATCGAAACACGCCGGCAAACCAGCTTCGATCGCGAGCGCCGCGCCGTGCGCGTGCGCGAAACCGTGCGCCTCGGCGCCATCACGCTCGCCGAGCGCATGCTGCCGGCTCCTTCAGGCGCCGATGCTGACCGCGCCATAACAGATGCGCTGCGCGAACACGGGCTGTCGCTGCTGAGCTGGAGCAAGGAGGCCGAGACGCTGCGCCAGCGGCTCTCCTGGCTGCATCGCGGTCTTGGCGCACCCTGGCCCGACATGTCGGACGAAGCGCTGATAGAGCGCCTCGACGACTGGCTGCTGCCCTTCCTGTCGGGCGCCGCCTCCTTGGCCGCCATCGATCCCGGTGTCGTCTCGGCCGGCTTGGCTTCGCTCGTGCCGTATGAGCTGCAGCGCAAGGTCGATGCGCTGGCGCCAACGCATTTCGACGCCCCGTCCGGCAGCCATGTGCCGATCCGTTATGACGGCGAATGGCCGGTGCTGGCGGTACGCGTGCAGGAGCTGTTCGGCCTCGACCGCCACCCCTCGATTGCCAACGGCATGGTGCCGCTGACACTTGAGCTGCTGTCGCCAGCACATAGGCCGATCCAGACGACACGCGACCTGCCCGGCTTCTGGCGCGGCTCCTGGGCCGACGTGCGCGCCGACATGCGCGGCCGCTATCCCAAGCATGTCTGGCCGGAAAATCCGCTGCTTGCCGCCGCTACCGCCCGTGCCAAGCCACGCGGGACCTAG
- a CDS encoding ABC transporter ATP-binding protein, with the protein MAEIRVQHLRKAFGDFVAVQDSNFVVEDGEFFVMLGPSGCGKTTTLRMIAGLELPTGGEILLGGDDVTMLRARERDIAFVFQLFALYPHMNVRKNIGFPLLAQGMPSAEIRTRVEETAKLLRIDHLLNKSVSGLAGGDRQRVALGRAIVRRPKCFLMDEPLGTLDTEFRDLMVHELRELHNRIHATTVYVTHDQMEAMSMADKIAVMNHGVIEQFGTPREIYDRPATMFVADFIGSPPMNFLGFGGGLAKGAKEIVVQGAKVAVPEVREEIAAADMALGIRPEHIRFDDASKLRGAIYGTEYLGTTQIVAVETADGIIKARVPAEIRLNAGDHVGLALNSARLSLFDKGSGRAVRTAVHDTASQGRAQHG; encoded by the coding sequence ATGGCCGAGATCCGTGTCCAGCATCTGAGAAAGGCCTTCGGCGATTTCGTCGCCGTGCAGGATTCCAACTTCGTCGTCGAGGATGGCGAGTTCTTCGTCATGCTCGGCCCGTCGGGCTGCGGCAAGACGACGACGCTGCGCATGATCGCGGGCCTCGAACTGCCGACGGGCGGCGAGATCCTGCTCGGCGGCGACGACGTCACCATGCTGCGGGCCCGCGAGCGCGACATCGCTTTCGTCTTCCAGCTGTTCGCGCTCTATCCGCACATGAATGTGCGCAAGAACATCGGCTTCCCGCTTTTGGCGCAAGGCATGCCATCGGCCGAAATCCGCACCCGCGTCGAGGAGACGGCAAAACTCTTGCGCATCGACCATCTGCTCAACAAATCCGTCTCCGGCCTTGCCGGCGGCGACCGCCAGCGCGTGGCGCTCGGCCGCGCCATCGTTCGGCGGCCGAAGTGCTTTTTGATGGATGAGCCGCTCGGCACCTTGGACACCGAATTCCGCGACCTCATGGTCCATGAGTTGCGCGAGCTGCACAACCGCATCCACGCCACCACGGTCTATGTCACGCACGACCAGATGGAAGCGATGTCGATGGCCGACAAGATCGCTGTGATGAACCACGGCGTCATCGAACAGTTCGGCACGCCACGCGAAATCTACGACCGCCCGGCGACCATGTTCGTCGCCGATTTCATCGGCTCGCCGCCGATGAATTTTCTGGGCTTCGGAGGCGGACTTGCCAAGGGCGCCAAGGAGATCGTCGTCCAGGGCGCGAAGGTCGCGGTGCCGGAGGTGCGCGAGGAGATCGCGGCGGCCGACATGGCGCTTGGGATCCGGCCCGAACACATTCGCTTCGACGACGCCTCGAAGCTGCGCGGCGCCATCTACGGCACCGAATATCTCGGCACCACGCAGATCGTTGCGGTGGAAACGGCGGACGGCATCATTAAGGCGCGGGTGCCGGCCGAGATCCGGCTCAATGCCGGCGACCATGTCGGTCTGGCCCTGAACAGCGCGCGGCTGTCGCTGTTCGACAAGGGATCGGGCCGCGCGGTGAGAACCGCGGTCCACGACACCGCCTCCCAGGGGAGAGCGCAGCATGGCTGA
- a CDS encoding binding-protein-dependent transport systems inner membrane component yields the protein MSLTTAHSVVAPSANSKRIAGAIIIAYALISIVPLLWIFATSFKTPPDSIAYPPKLLFQPSLEGYCNLFTTRTRQTPEYINSLGPATGFCDETTRKRNMVIAGPSNFLPRFVNSLIIAFGSTFCAVFLGTLSAYGFSRFKVPLADDLLFFILSTRFMPPIAVAIPIYLMYRELGLSDTALGMILLYTAVNVSLAVWLLKGFIDEIPREYEEAAMIDGYTRLQAFWRTVLPQATTGIAATAIFCLIFAWNEYAFAALLTSGTAQTAPPFIPTIIGEGGQDWPAVAAGTTIFLVPILVFTILLRKQLLRGITFGAVRK from the coding sequence ATGAGCCTGACCACAGCCCATTCGGTCGTCGCCCCTTCGGCCAATTCGAAGCGCATCGCCGGCGCGATCATCATCGCCTACGCGCTGATCTCGATCGTGCCGCTGCTGTGGATATTCGCCACCAGCTTCAAGACGCCGCCGGACTCGATCGCCTATCCGCCGAAGCTGCTGTTCCAGCCGAGCCTCGAAGGCTATTGCAATCTGTTCACGACGCGGACGCGGCAGACGCCGGAATACATCAACTCGCTGGGGCCAGCGACCGGCTTCTGCGACGAGACCACGCGCAAGCGCAACATGGTGATCGCCGGCCCGTCCAACTTCCTGCCGCGCTTCGTCAACTCGCTGATCATCGCCTTCGGCTCGACCTTCTGCGCCGTCTTCCTCGGCACGCTGTCGGCCTATGGCTTCTCGCGCTTCAAGGTGCCGCTCGCCGACGACCTTCTGTTCTTCATCCTGTCGACGCGCTTCATGCCGCCGATCGCGGTCGCCATCCCGATCTATCTGATGTACCGCGAGCTCGGCCTATCGGACACGGCGCTCGGCATGATCCTGCTCTACACGGCGGTCAACGTGTCGCTGGCGGTGTGGCTCTTGAAGGGCTTCATCGACGAAATCCCGCGCGAATATGAAGAGGCGGCGATGATCGACGGCTATACGCGGCTGCAGGCCTTCTGGCGCACCGTGCTGCCGCAAGCGACCACCGGCATTGCCGCGACCGCCATCTTCTGCCTTATCTTCGCCTGGAACGAATATGCCTTCGCGGCACTGCTGACTTCGGGCACGGCGCAGACCGCGCCGCCCTTCATCCCGACCATCATCGGCGAAGGCGGCCAGGACTGGCCGGCGGTGGCAGCCGGCACGACGATCTTCCTGGTGCCGATCCTGGTTTTCACCATCCTGCTTCGCAAGCAATTGCTGCGCGGCATCACCTTCGGTGCGGTGCGCAAATGA
- a CDS encoding LmbE family protein encodes MQILALGAHPDDIEIFMFGTMAAYAAQGAELTFAVATDGARGGKSDPAVLARVRREEAMAAAALLGAAPRFLDFPDGELVADAALIGALKTLIRETGPELVITHAPNDYHADHRALSDGVRIAASFAVPVLHADTMGGTGFAPTHYVDISAYQDIKTQAILMHRSQRPEQYVDRARIQNEFRAGQCNAVPGSLAEAFRFEPTFPFADIRALLPPAPPVRPVTPQTNIIGEAG; translated from the coding sequence TTGCAGATATTGGCGCTCGGTGCGCATCCGGACGACATCGAGATCTTCATGTTCGGTACGATGGCCGCCTATGCGGCGCAAGGCGCAGAACTGACTTTTGCCGTGGCCACGGATGGGGCCAGAGGCGGCAAGAGTGATCCCGCCGTTCTCGCCCGTGTTCGCCGCGAAGAAGCCATGGCGGCCGCCGCGTTGCTAGGTGCCGCGCCGCGCTTCCTCGACTTTCCCGATGGCGAATTGGTGGCCGATGCCGCACTGATCGGCGCGCTGAAAACGCTGATCCGCGAGACCGGGCCAGAGCTGGTGATCACGCATGCGCCCAACGACTATCACGCCGACCACCGCGCATTGTCGGACGGCGTACGCATCGCGGCCTCGTTCGCGGTTCCGGTGCTGCATGCCGACACGATGGGTGGCACCGGGTTTGCTCCGACGCACTATGTCGATATTTCCGCCTACCAGGATATCAAGACGCAGGCGATCCTCATGCACCGGTCACAGCGGCCGGAACAATATGTCGACAGGGCGCGCATCCAGAATGAATTTCGCGCCGGTCAATGCAACGCTGTCCCCGGTTCTCTGGCCGAGGCTTTTCGCTTCGAGCCGACATTTCCCTTCGCCGACATACGCGCCTTGCTGCCGCCGGCGCCGCCTGTGCGGCCGGTGACGCCACAGACGAACATCATCGGCGAGGCCGGCTGA
- a CDS encoding drug/metabolite transporter DMT superfamily permease — MPNGILLALIAYASYSGSDAVIKSLGGQFTVFEIGFFGTLFAGFFLFFTRPAGERWRDFWRMKRPWAVQARAWAGIASGVLSVYAFTHIPLAEVYALIFLAPLLVTILSTVILKEKVGPWRWLAVFAGFAGVMLVVRPGFRELNLGHLAAFVNAFLAATSVILLRSLAQQEKRTSMLGVLVGYGLLFNGAGAAATSFTLPNAMQLVWLAMAGAFTAGGQFMQLLAAKYAPAYRIAPTHYSQIVWAVILGALFFQEYPDWLSLVGLAIVGGAGLLTMVREEVRLGTVRWNPFARTRL; from the coding sequence GTGCCGAACGGAATCCTGCTCGCCCTGATCGCCTATGCAAGCTATTCGGGCAGCGATGCCGTTATCAAGAGCCTGGGCGGACAGTTCACCGTCTTCGAGATCGGCTTCTTCGGCACCCTGTTTGCAGGTTTTTTCCTGTTCTTCACCCGCCCGGCGGGCGAGCGCTGGCGCGATTTCTGGCGCATGAAGCGGCCATGGGCCGTGCAGGCGCGGGCCTGGGCCGGCATCGCGTCCGGCGTGCTCAGCGTCTATGCCTTCACCCACATTCCGCTTGCCGAAGTCTACGCGCTGATCTTCCTGGCGCCTTTGCTGGTCACCATCCTGTCCACCGTCATCCTGAAGGAAAAGGTCGGCCCCTGGCGGTGGCTGGCCGTGTTTGCGGGCTTTGCCGGGGTGATGCTGGTGGTGCGGCCGGGCTTCCGCGAATTGAACCTCGGCCATTTGGCTGCCTTCGTGAACGCCTTCCTCGCCGCGACCAGCGTCATTTTGCTGCGCTCGCTCGCCCAGCAGGAGAAGCGCACGTCGATGCTCGGCGTGCTTGTCGGCTACGGCCTGCTGTTTAACGGGGCCGGCGCCGCCGCGACGTCCTTCACCTTGCCCAATGCCATGCAGCTTGTCTGGCTGGCGATGGCGGGAGCCTTCACCGCGGGCGGACAATTCATGCAGTTGCTCGCCGCCAAATACGCCCCCGCCTACCGGATCGCGCCGACGCATTATTCGCAGATCGTCTGGGCGGTGATCCTCGGCGCGCTGTTCTTCCAGGAATATCCGGACTGGCTGTCGCTGGTCGGCCTCGCGATCGTCGGTGGGGCAGGGCTGCTGACGATGGTGCGCGAGGAGGTGCGGCTCGGCACGGTGCGCTGGAACCCGTTTGCACGGACCCGGCTTTGA
- a CDS encoding binding-protein-dependent transport systems inner membrane component, with translation MLNRTAENVARATPEPLARKVRGISDKGLAWLFISPTILLLLAINIFPLFWAIYLSFTNYRANRPNEVVKNLGFANYQRILGDQDIWIAMQTTAHFVFWTILLQTLIGFTLAWLIDRKFRGHAFWTTLILVPMMLSPAVVGNFWRFLYEPQIGLFSYVISFVSGIPPTSIQMLSNVSMAPWSIIIVDTWMWTPYVMLICLAGLRSIPEYIYEAAEVDRASNWRQFWSITLPMALPFIMLAVLFRGIENFKMFDMVNLLTGGGPGSTTEVASITLKRQAFESWRTGYSSAFAIILFVAVFGLANIYVKALNKVKQR, from the coding sequence ATGCTCAATCGGACCGCGGAGAACGTTGCCCGGGCGACCCCGGAACCGTTGGCCCGCAAGGTCCGGGGCATCAGCGACAAAGGCCTCGCCTGGCTGTTCATCTCGCCGACGATCCTGTTGCTGCTCGCCATCAACATCTTCCCGCTGTTCTGGGCGATCTATCTGTCCTTCACCAATTACCGGGCCAACCGGCCGAACGAGGTGGTGAAGAATCTCGGCTTTGCCAACTACCAGCGCATCCTCGGCGACCAGGACATCTGGATCGCCATGCAGACGACGGCGCATTTCGTGTTCTGGACGATCCTTTTGCAGACGCTGATCGGCTTCACGCTGGCCTGGCTGATCGACCGGAAATTCCGCGGTCACGCCTTCTGGACGACGCTGATCCTGGTGCCGATGATGCTGTCGCCGGCGGTGGTCGGCAATTTCTGGCGCTTCCTCTACGAGCCGCAGATCGGCCTGTTCTCCTATGTCATCTCGTTCGTCAGCGGCATTCCGCCGACAAGCATCCAGATGCTTTCCAACGTGTCGATGGCGCCGTGGTCGATCATCATCGTCGATACCTGGATGTGGACGCCCTACGTGATGCTGATCTGCCTCGCCGGACTGCGCTCCATCCCCGAATACATCTATGAGGCGGCCGAGGTCGACCGCGCCTCCAACTGGCGGCAGTTCTGGTCGATCACCCTGCCGATGGCGCTGCCCTTCATCATGCTGGCGGTGCTGTTTCGCGGCATCGAGAACTTCAAGATGTTCGACATGGTCAACCTGCTGACCGGCGGCGGGCCGGGTTCGACCACCGAAGTAGCGTCCATCACGTTGAAGCGGCAGGCCTTCGAGAGCTGGCGCACCGGCTATTCCTCGGCCTTCGCCATCATCCTGTTCGTCGCGGTGTTCGGTCTGGCCAACATCTACGTCAAGGCGCTCAACAAGGTGAAGCAGAGATGA
- a CDS encoding sensor histidine kinase → MINILNTPDFQQSQRLRLNTLIRLRWLAIVGQSVAVLVVAYGLKFPLPVSLCFALIACSAWMNLFLAFRFPAAHRLTPFAAFGILIFDSLQLAGLLYMTGGLTNPFSLLMTVPVVISATSLPLRLTAILGGLVMLAATLLVFFHLPLPWYEGAPLAMPFIYVAGMWMAVLSSIAFTAIYAFRVAAEARLLANALAATELVLQREQHLSALDGLAAAAAHELGTPLATITLVAKEMEKALGSDPKYGEDVKLLRSQSERCREILKRLTSLSSEGEAHLSRLPLTSLVEEVTAPHRDFGISIKLRPGERIGPEPVGRRNPGVIYGLGNLVENAVDFARKNVTVRWSWDEAAVTFSIIDDGPGFPPEIIDRIGEPYMSTRQGTEAGGGLGLGLFIAKTLLERSGATLDFRNSSGLGEGAVVQISWPRSVFLNPETAPATMFDTA, encoded by the coding sequence ATGATCAACATCCTGAACACGCCCGATTTCCAGCAGAGCCAGAGGCTGCGCCTCAACACGCTGATCCGGCTGCGCTGGCTGGCTATTGTCGGCCAGAGCGTGGCGGTGCTCGTCGTCGCCTATGGGTTGAAATTCCCGCTGCCGGTCAGCCTGTGCTTTGCGCTGATCGCCTGCTCGGCCTGGATGAACCTGTTCCTGGCCTTCCGCTTTCCAGCGGCGCACCGGCTCACCCCGTTCGCTGCCTTCGGCATCCTGATCTTCGACAGCCTGCAGCTTGCCGGCCTGCTCTACATGACCGGAGGCCTGACCAATCCGTTCTCGCTGCTGATGACGGTGCCTGTCGTCATTTCGGCGACGTCGCTGCCTCTGCGCCTCACAGCTATCCTCGGCGGGCTGGTGATGCTGGCGGCCACCTTGCTGGTGTTCTTCCATCTGCCCTTGCCCTGGTACGAAGGCGCGCCGCTGGCCATGCCCTTCATCTATGTCGCCGGCATGTGGATGGCGGTGCTGTCGTCGATCGCCTTCACCGCCATCTATGCGTTCCGGGTGGCCGCCGAAGCGCGGCTTCTGGCCAATGCGCTTGCCGCGACCGAACTGGTGCTGCAGCGCGAACAGCACCTTTCGGCGCTCGACGGCCTGGCGGCGGCCGCCGCGCATGAGCTCGGCACGCCGCTCGCCACCATCACGCTCGTCGCCAAGGAGATGGAGAAGGCGCTCGGCAGTGATCCGAAGTACGGCGAAGACGTCAAGCTGTTGCGCTCGCAGAGCGAACGCTGCCGCGAAATCCTCAAGCGCCTGACCAGCCTGTCGTCCGAAGGCGAGGCGCATCTGTCCCGCTTGCCGCTGACCTCGCTGGTCGAGGAGGTCACCGCGCCGCATCGCGACTTCGGCATCTCGATCAAGCTTCGCCCGGGCGAGCGCATCGGGCCGGAGCCGGTCGGGCGCCGCAATCCGGGCGTCATCTACGGCCTCGGCAATCTGGTCGAGAACGCCGTCGATTTCGCCCGCAAGAACGTCACCGTGCGCTGGAGCTGGGACGAGGCCGCCGTCACCTTCTCGATCATCGACGACGGGCCTGGTTTCCCGCCCGAAATCATCGACCGTATCGGCGAGCCCTATATGTCGACGCGCCAGGGCACCGAAGCCGGCGGCGGCCTGGGGCTCGGCCTGTTCATAGCCAAGACTCTGCTCGAACGCTCGGGCGCCACGCTCGATTTCCGCAATTCGAGCGGCCTGGGCGAGGGCGCCGTGGTGCAGATTTCGTGGCCGAGATCGGTCTTCCTGAATCCCGAAACGGCCCCGGCCACCATGTTTGACACTGCATAA